A segment of the Rhizobium sp. ZPR4 genome:
TGGCGCAGCGGCACGCCGCCGCTCGACTGACTGCGCATATAGCCATCGGCATAGCCGGCCGATACGACCGCCAGCCGGCTGTCTCGGGTCAATTGTAATGCGCGGCCATAGCCGACGGTTTCGCCTGCCTTGACCGAGCGCGTCTGGATGATCCGCGCTTCCGCCGTTGCAACCGGCCGCATCGGATTGGCCATGCCGGGAACCGCCTCGCCGCCATAAGTCGCGATCCCGGGACGGGTCAGATCGAAATGATAGTCCTGTCCGAGAAAGATGCCGGCTGAATTGGCAAGGCTCGCTTCGATGCCCTCGAAGGCCGTGCTGACCTTGCGGAAAGCCTCGAGTTGCTGCTTGTTCATCGCATTGGCGGGATCATCACCGCAGGCGAGGTGGCTCATGACGAGAACGGGCGAGAAGCTTGCCGGACGGGAGACGTCATCGGCAAGCGCGATCGCATCATCCATAGGCAGGCCGAGTCGGTTGAAGCCCGTATCGACCTGCAGCGCGCAGGGATAATCGCCATATTCCGATAGCACAGCCATCCAGAAGGTCAGTTGTTCTTCCGAAGCGATGACGGGCACGAGATCGTTTTCGAAGAACCGGCGCTCCATGCCGGGCCAAATACCGCTCAGGACGAAGATGCGCGCCTCGGGCGCATAGAGCCGCAAGGTTGCGCCTTCATCCGCGGTAGCGACGAAGAAGTCGCGCGCGCCGGCAGCGTAAAGCGTTTCGCCGACATCCTCGATCCCCAGCCCGTAGGCATCGGCCTTGACGACGGCCGACGTGCGGGCCTTGCCGGAGCGACGGGCCAGGTCGCGCCAGTTTTCGACGAGCGCGCCGAGATCGACTGTCAGCCGCAGACCGGCAGAAGCAAAAGCATCATCGTCATTGAAAGTATCTGTCATGGAGCTGCCTGAACAACGAGGTGGCCGGGGGTGATTTGGTTGTGGCCAGGATAATGATCATCGATGAAAAGAAAAAGTGCTGCGGCGCACATATGCGGAATTGGGAAGAAGCTGCCACTACATTTTTGGCAGCGGTTTCGCGCCGATGGCGGACATTGCGAGCTCTACGAAAATCCGCCTATACGAAAATGCGTAATGTGCATGTGTGATCTCTAACGAGTGGTTGCAAGATGATAATTATTCGCGACGAAGAGCCGTCAGACGCGCCGGAAATCAACGACCTTACGGTAAGAGCCTTCAAGCCCATGGCCTTCAGCGATGGCAGCGAAGCGCCGATCATACGCCGGCTTCGACAGGCCGGCGACCTTGAAGTGTCGTTGGTCGCGGAGGAAAATGGCGCAATCATCGGACATGTTGCTTTCTCTCCGGTCACAATCAATGCTGTCCACGGTGGCTGGTTTGGACTTGGGCCTATTGCGGTAGAGCCGGACCGCCAGCGAGCGGGTATCGGCAAGTCCCTCGTCGCCAAGGGGATTGATGCCCTCAAGCAACGCGGCGCAGCCGGAGTAGCGCTCATCGGCAATCCGAAAATCTACAGCCGTTTTGGCTTCGAAAGCGATGGGCAGCTCACTTATAAGGACGTGGAGCCTCGCTTCGTTCAGAGGATCGTCTTTTTCGGCCCTGCTCCGAGGGGAGAGCTACGCTTCGCAGATGCGTTTGAAAATCCATAGCCTTTGCGAAATTGCCGCTTGCGGCCATCGGCCACTTTGAGGCCGAAAGATGCCGTCCGATGGCGTTTGCCATAGGTTGGGTCCATGCGCCGCCAAGTGCCTCCGTCAATGTTCCTCATATTGGATGAACGAGGAATCGGCGAGATCGGCAAAGCGGGTGAATTCCGACTGAAAGGCGAGCTTCACCGTGCCCGTCGGCCCGTGACGCTGCTTGGCGATAATGACGTCGGCCGTACCCTTCACGCGGTCGAACAGGGCTTCCCATTCCCCATATTTCGGATCGTTCGGATCGCGCGGCTCCTGGTTCTTCACGTAATATTCCTCACGGAACACGAAGAGTACCACGTCAGCGTCCTGCTCGATCGAGCCGGATTCACGAAGGTCGGAGAGCTGAGGCCGCTTGTCGTCGCGGCTTTCGACCGCACGCGAGAGCTGGGAGAGCGCGATGATCGGCACGTTCAATTCTTTGCCGAGCGCCTTCAAGCCGGTGGTGATCTGGGTGATTTCCTGTACGCGATTCTCGTTCGACTTTCCCGAGCCGGTCATAAGCTGCACGTAGTCGACCACCAGAACGTCGAGACCGCGCTGGCGTTTCAGGCGTCGTGCACGCGCGGAAAGCTGGGCGATGGAGATGCCGCCGGTCTGGTCGATATAGAGCGGCACTTTCTGCATCATCATCGAGCAGGCCACCAGCTTTTCGAAATCGGCATCGTTGATGTCGCCGCGGCGGATCTTCGACGAGGAAACTTCCGTCTGCTCGGAGATGATACGGGTGGCGAGCTGTTCCGACGACATTTCCAGCGAGTAGAAGCCGACGACGCCGCCGTTCTTCGCCTTGGTCGAACCGTCTGCCTGCACTTCGCCTTCGAAGGCCGCGGCGATGTTATAGGCGATATTGGTGGCAAGCGATGTCTTGCCCATGCCGGGACGACCGGCAAGGATGATCAAGTCGGAGCGCTGTAGGCCGCCCATCTTGCTGTCCAGCGAATGAATGCCGGTGGAGATGCCCGAGAGGCCGCCATCGCGCTCCTTGGCCACGGCTGCCATGTCGATCGCAAGCGCCACGGCATCGTTGAACGACTGGAAACCGCCGTCGTAGCGGCCGTTTTCCGCAAGCTCGAACAGCCGGCGCTCCGTATCCTCGATCTGTGTCTGCGGCGGCATGTCGAGCGGCGCGTCATAGGCGATATTGACCATATCCTCGCCGATGGTGATCAGCGCGCGGCGCAGCGCCAGATCATAGATGGCGCGGCCGTAGTCTTCCGCATTGATGATCGACACGGCTTCGACGGCGAGGCGGGCGAGATATTGCGCAACCGTCATGTCGCCGACCTTCTCGTCCGCCGGCAGGAAGCTCTTGACGGTCACCGGATGCGCCGTCTTGCCCATGCGGATGATGTCGCCTGCAACTTCGAAGATCTTTCGGTGCAGAGGCTCATAAAGATGAATCGGCTTCAGGAAGTCGGAGACGCGGTAATAGGCATCGTTATTGACGAGGATGGCACCGAGCAGAGCCTGTTCCGCCTCGATGTTATTGGGCGCTTCGCGATAGTGCTGGTCGGTGGGAGCAATGGCGGCGAGCTTGCGCGCAGCTTCGTTCATTTTCCATCTCTTCATGCTTTAGGGTGTCGACTGGTTTGCGACGATCCGATGTCATGGTCAACCGTGCAAATGGGTGTCCACCCGGAGTGGGGCAAATAGGCCTGGCCTATCAACGTTTTTCCACTCGTCCACAGGGACAGATTTCCGCCACGTAAAAAATCTCTTGTGGCCACTTTGCAACGAAAAGATCGACACACGAATCACATATGCAAACCATCCGTGGGGAATATTTTAGCCGGGTCTTTCGCCGTGTACATCAATTGTTGCGGCTATCCTGCTTGAAAAACTGGGAAAATCCGGGTATTCCCTTTGAATTAGGGTAGGATGCTAATAGTATAAAGTTGCAATAATGCCAGGTGCGCCATCAAGACAAGAACTCTTCGACGACCTTTCCGCGTTCAATCGCAAGCTGAGGGCAGCGTTTGACGCCCTCGTTCGCGAACACGGCATGACGCTCTCCCGCGCAAGGGTTTTTCGCAAACTCTCCCGCCGGGACGGGATCAACCAGAGGGAGCTTGCCGACGAGCTGGAGCTGGAAACGCCGACGCTCGTGCGCATCCTTGATGCCATGGAGGCGCAGAATTTCATCGAGCGCCGTGCTGCGATATCCGATCGCCGTGCCAAGCAGATTTTCATGACGGAATCCGGAAAAGTCGTCGCCGCCGAGGTCGAGGCTCTTGCCACCAGTGTACGCGCAGATATCTTGGAAGGGATTTCGGACGAGGATGTCGGCATGGCACTCAAGGTTATCCGCGCCATGACTGCCAATCTTCAGAATATCGGCAAATCATGAGGTAGCGCATGAGCGGTGAGCCAGGCCCGGTCGCCAACGCGGAAGCCAACGCCGTTCCTGCCGCTCCACCGCCTATGCCGGGCTGGAAAGTGCCGCTCTATATTGCGGCATCGGTCATGTTCTTCTTGACCCAGGGCCTGGGTCTCAATCTCGCCTTCGCCAATCTCACGCAGATCCAGGGAACCATTGCGGCAACGACCACAGAGTCCGCATGGCTCTCCGCCGCCTATATGGCGCCCAATGTCAGCCTCGCCATCGCGCTGGTGAAGATCCGTCTCCAATATGGCGTGCGCAATTTCGCCGAGGTCAGCATTCTCGGCTTCGTGCTCGCCTCGCTGCTCAATCTCTTCGTTTCCGATCTGCATTCGGCGATTGTCGTCCGTTTCCTGAGCGGCATCGCCGGCGCACCGCTCTCGACGCTCGGCTTCCTTTATATGCTGGAGGCTTTCGAGCCGGCGAAGAAGATGACGATCGGCGTTAGCCTGGCGATGATGAATACGCTGCTTGCTGCGCCCATCACTCGCCTCGTATCGCCCTCGCTGCTGGATTATGGCGAATGGCGCGGCCTCTACACGCTTGAAATGGCATTGGCGTTGCTGGTCATGCCGATCATCTACCTGCTGCCGCTGACGCCGCCGCCGCGTGTCAAGGTCATCGTCCTGGGCGATATCTTCAGCTATCTCCTTGTGGCGATCGGTTTCGGCTGTCTGGCTGTCGCCCTGTCGGTCGGGCGCCTCTACTGGTGGCTGGAGGTGCCATGGCTCGGGGTCGTCTTGGCGATTGCCGTCGCGTCCCTGACCATCGCCATCGTCGTCGAATTGAGACGCTCGACGCCTCTGATCGACGTTCGCTGGCTGCTTCGGCCGGAAATTCTGCATCTGACGGCGATCCTTTTGATCTTCCGCATCATTGCGGCCGAGCAGACTTCGGTCGTCATGACCTTTTATCAGAACGCGGTCGGACTGCTCTACGATCAGCTCTCCATGCTCTATTGGATCATCCTGGCCTTCTCCGTCATCGGTGGTCTCATCTGTACCGTGTTCATGAGCTATGGCTTCAGCTGGCAGATCCAGTTCGTCGCGCTTATCCTGATGGGGGTGGGCGCGCTGATGGATTCGCAGGTAACGAACCTGACCCGTCCCGAGCAGATGTATCTCAGCCAGGCGCTGGTCGCGGCCGGCGCGGCGCTTTTTCTGCCGCCATCCATGTCGGAGGGTTTCAAGGCCGCCATCACCAAAGGGCCGCCTTATCTGGTGACCTTCTTCGTCGTCTTCACCTTTACGCAGAGCATAGGTGGTCTCATCGGCTCGGCCTTTTACGGTACGCTGATCACCATTCGCGAAAAGTTCCATTCCGCCGTGCTGACCGAACGCGTGCTGCTGACCGATCCGCATGTGGCCGAGCGCGTCAGCCAGCTTTCATCCTCCTATGGCAAAGTGATTGGCGACAGCGCGCTTCTGAAGGGAGAGGGGGTGGCGCTACTCGGCGCGCAGGTCAGCCGCGAGGCCAACATGCTTGCCTATGGGGATGCATTTTTCGTCGCCGCCGTGATCGCCTTCCTTTCCCTTGCCGGCCTATCAATCCATGTTCTCTTCCGCTTCGTCAGGGCTCGCCTGGCCGACGATCGGTTGCAGGTCGTGACATCTAACCAATGAGGATATGAAATAGCTCCATGTCGAGGCTCGTTCGCTCCCCAATCGAAGTCATCGCCGTTCTCGCCGGTGTCGGCGGCGTCATGCTGGTGCTCTATGCATGGCATCTGCCGCCGTTCAAAACCTCGGTCGAGACCACAGACGACGCCTATGTCAAAGGCTATGTCACGACCATCAGCCCGCAGGTCAGCGGCTATATCACCGACGTGCCGATCAAGGACTACAAGCTCGTGAAGGAGGGCGATGTGCTCGCCCAGATCGATAACCGCATCTACAAACAGAAGGTGGCGCAGGCGCACGCCACGCTGGATGGACAGAAGGCGGCGCTCGCCAATTCGCAGCAGCAGGAGCAGGCCGCGAAGGCCGGCATCGTCTCTAGTCAGGCGCAGATCGATAGCGCCAACGCGGCGCTGAAACGTGCCCAGCTTGCCGCCGATCGCGTAACCACGCTGGTTTCCAGGGGCGTGTCGACGACGAGCGATTCCGAACAGGCGCAGGCGACGCTGCAGCAGGCAGAGGCATCGGTCAATCAAGCGAAGGCGGCACTTGACGTCTCGCAGCAGAACCTGACGACGATCATCGTCAACCGTGCTTCGCTGGAGGCTGGCGTCAGCGGTGCGGAGGCTGCCGTGCAGCTTGCCGATATCGATCTCGACAATACGACGATCAGGGCGCCGCAGGACGGTCGTGTCGGGGAAGTCGGTGTGCGCCTCGGCCAATATGTGACGCCCGGCACGCAGCTGATGAACCTGGTCCCAAAAGACGTCTGGGTCATCGCCAATTTCAAGGAAACGCAACTTGACGGCATGAAGCTCGATCAGCCCGCGACGATCTCCGTGGATGCGCTCGGGCATCGCGAGATCAAGGGCCGCATCCAGCGTTTCTCTCCAGCTGCGGGCTCGGAATTTGCCGTGATCAAACCCGACAACGCCACAGGCAATTTCACCAAGGTCGCCCAGCGTCTCGGCGTCAGGGTCAAGATCGAGGATGGGCAGCCTCTGGCGGATCAGTTGGCGCCCGGCATGTCCGTCGTCGTTTCGATCGACAAGGATTCGGCTGCATTGCCGGAGCCCAAGACCGGTGACTGATTGAAAGACCTTTATACCTTGCAGGCAAACAAAAAAGCCTGGGTCGGAAGACCCAGGCTTTTTTCATTCGCAATCACGAAAAAGGCTTGAGGATCAAGCTTCTTCGTCGCCGTCGCGCTCAGCTTCCGGATCGAAGAAGTCTTCCGGACGCAGAGCGTCTTCGTCAACGCCGTAGATGGCGTCGGCGGAGGTGAGGGTTTCACCCTTGGACTGACGTTCTGCTTCTTCAGCGGAACGGGCAACGTTGAGCTCGACGTTGATTTCGACTTCGGAGTGAAGCGCGATGGCAACCTGGTGCAGGCCGATGGCCTTGATCGGCGTGTTCAGGTGAACCTGGCTGCGGCCGATGTTGAAGCCTTCGGCAGCGAGGATTTCGACGACGTCACGAGCGGCGACCGAGCCGTAGAGCTGGCCGGTTTCGCCAGCCGAGCGAACGACGATGAAGGACTTGCCGCCGAGAACGTCGGCAACCTTCTGTGCTTCGCTCTTGCGCTCGAGGTTACGAGCTTCGAGCGTGGCGCGCTCGGCTTCGAAACGGGCCTTGTTGGCGGCGTTGGCGCGCAGTGCCTTACCAAGCGGCAGCAGGTAGTTACGAGCAAAGCCGTCACGAACCTTGACGGTTTCGCCCATCTGGCCGAGCTTGGAGATGCGTTCGAGGAGAATGACTTCCATTTTCGTTGTTCCTTTCGATATCAGATTTTCGTGTCTTGTTTGGGTGTGTCGGCATTCTTGTTCGGGGTGAGCGATATCGCCTTGCGGGTATCGTAGAGGCCGAGAACGAGAATGATTAAGAGCGGCAGCGTCAGCAGGAAGGTCATCAGGTAGCAGATGATCAGCACCGGCAGGCGCCAATCCTTGCCGCGGGTCCGGTAATGCAGCGATGCAAAGCCGGAAACGATGAAGCCCGCGCCGAAGGCACCGAGCACGGCGGCGGCAATGAGGCCGAGGACACCGCCGAAGAAGATGGCGACGATCGCCACGAGAAAGACGAAGATCGCATTGCGGTTCATGCGCAGCGCCGAGGGGATATCTTCGCGTGGGCGAAGATTGTGGCTCGAAGCCGCGACGATGCGGGTCGCGACATAATAGGCGGCGAGCAGCATCATGACCCAGATCATGCCCCAGGCGATCGGGATCATGTAGAGCATCAGCGACTTCATCTTCGCGATCGCAACCGGATTGAGTTGAAGATCGGGAGACTGCTGGTTCACCGCTGTGATGTAGGCGTCGACGACCTGGCCCACGAGATCGGCGCCGTAGCCCATGACCGCGCCGGCGACGATGATGACGACCGCGGCGAGACCGCACAGGTGCAGCATGATGTCGGAGAGCGGATACCAGGCCATCAGATTATCCGGCCCGCCGAGTTCAGAGGCGGGACGCGCCAGATTGGCGAGATGGCTGAGCCATGCGGGGATCAGCGTCAGCAGCAGGACAAACAGCCCGAAATAGATCGAGGGCCCGATGATCGTGCCGACGATGCCGGCCGCCGCGACGGCGACGATGACGGCCATATTGCCCCAGCCGAGGCCGACGATCAGGATCGGAAGAGCGGAAAGCGCGCCGAACAGGATGAACAGCAATGGCTGCACCGTCGCGCCATACACGAGTAGGGCGGCGGTCAGACCGGCGAGCGCGCCGATGCCAAGCTCTTTTGCGTTCAACTTCTTCACGTCGCTGTCCTGCTTCATGATCGAGCAGTTAGAGGATGCCTTCGCCACACGGGCCTGAAAGCTTATCCCCAACATGGGGTTTCAAGGTTCCGATCCGCGCCCATCGCGAAAGGGAGAAGGGAAGGCATCGCTGCCTTCCCTCTTAATTCATTCTGCGTCGGTCGCTATTAGGCGACGACGTAGGGCAGCAGGCCGAGGAAACGGGCGCGCTTGATCGCCTGGGCGAGTTCGCGCTGCTTCTTCTGGGAAACGGCCGTGATGCGGGACGGAACGATCTTGCCGCGCTCGGAAATGTAGCGCTGCAGGAGACGGACGTCCTTGTAGTCGATGCGCGGCGCATTGGCGCCCGAGAACGGGCAGGTCTTGCGGCGGCGATGGAACGGACGGCGGACCGGTGCGGAGGAAACTTCAGACATTCTCAAATCTCCTTATACGCGGTCTTCGCGCGGACGGCGCGGACGATCTTCGCGGTCACCACGATCCGGGCGCGGACCACGATCGCCGAAGCTACGCTCCGGACGGTCGCCATCGCGGCGCGGACGGTCGTCACGGTCGCGCTTCTGCATCATGGCCGACGGGCCGTCTTCGTGCTTCTCGACAGCGATCGTCATGTAACGCAGGACGTCTTCGCTGATGCGCATCTGGCGTTCCATTTCCTGGATCGCAGCGGCCGGAGCATCGATGTCCATCAGGGCGTAGTGAGCCTTGCGGTTCTTCTTGATGCGGTAGGTGAGGGACTTGAGGCCCCAGTTTTCGATACGCCCGACTTTACCGCCATGAGCTTCGATGACACCCTTGTACTGTTCTACGAGGGCGTCGACCTGCTGAGCGGAAATATCCTGCCGGGCAAGGAATACATGTTCGTAAAGAGCCATGGATAGCTTTGCCTTTCTTGCGTTGATCTGAACCCGATATTCGGCGGCTAAGCCTCAACGACTGCTCCTGAGAGGGTAAACCCAAGCAAGAAAAGCGTTTCCGAGACGGTCGAGAGCGGAGACACGGGAGGCTGGAACGCTTCCGTTCCGACGATTCTTCTTGCGAAAAACCGGCCCTCCGTTCAGCCACCAGCCAGAAGACCGGGT
Coding sequences within it:
- the alr gene encoding alanine racemase, with amino-acid sequence MTDTFNDDDAFASAGLRLTVDLGALVENWRDLARRSGKARTSAVVKADAYGLGIEDVGETLYAAGARDFFVATADEGATLRLYAPEARIFVLSGIWPGMERRFFENDLVPVIASEEQLTFWMAVLSEYGDYPCALQVDTGFNRLGLPMDDAIALADDVSRPASFSPVLVMSHLACGDDPANAMNKQQLEAFRKVSTAFEGIEASLANSAGIFLGQDYHFDLTRPGIATYGGEAVPGMANPMRPVATAEARIIQTRSVKAGETVGYGRALQLTRDSRLAVVSAGYADGYMRSQSSGGVPLRQTGITGGHGFIAGHKVPVAGRITMDLTIFDVTDLPDNLVRAGDYIELFGNNVSVDEAARSAGTIGYEMLTSMGLRHERRYISEETEE
- a CDS encoding N-acetyltransferase encodes the protein MIIRDEEPSDAPEINDLTVRAFKPMAFSDGSEAPIIRRLRQAGDLEVSLVAEENGAIIGHVAFSPVTINAVHGGWFGLGPIAVEPDRQRAGIGKSLVAKGIDALKQRGAAGVALIGNPKIYSRFGFESDGQLTYKDVEPRFVQRIVFFGPAPRGELRFADAFENP
- a CDS encoding replicative DNA helicase, with the translated sequence MNEAARKLAAIAPTDQHYREAPNNIEAEQALLGAILVNNDAYYRVSDFLKPIHLYEPLHRKIFEVAGDIIRMGKTAHPVTVKSFLPADEKVGDMTVAQYLARLAVEAVSIINAEDYGRAIYDLALRRALITIGEDMVNIAYDAPLDMPPQTQIEDTERRLFELAENGRYDGGFQSFNDAVALAIDMAAVAKERDGGLSGISTGIHSLDSKMGGLQRSDLIILAGRPGMGKTSLATNIAYNIAAAFEGEVQADGSTKAKNGGVVGFYSLEMSSEQLATRIISEQTEVSSSKIRRGDINDADFEKLVACSMMMQKVPLYIDQTGGISIAQLSARARRLKRQRGLDVLVVDYVQLMTGSGKSNENRVQEITQITTGLKALGKELNVPIIALSQLSRAVESRDDKRPQLSDLRESGSIEQDADVVLFVFREEYYVKNQEPRDPNDPKYGEWEALFDRVKGTADVIIAKQRHGPTGTVKLAFQSEFTRFADLADSSFIQYEEH
- a CDS encoding MarR family transcriptional regulator — its product is MPGAPSRQELFDDLSAFNRKLRAAFDALVREHGMTLSRARVFRKLSRRDGINQRELADELELETPTLVRILDAMEAQNFIERRAAISDRRAKQIFMTESGKVVAAEVEALATSVRADILEGISDEDVGMALKVIRAMTANLQNIGKS
- a CDS encoding MFS transporter, which translates into the protein MSGEPGPVANAEANAVPAAPPPMPGWKVPLYIAASVMFFLTQGLGLNLAFANLTQIQGTIAATTTESAWLSAAYMAPNVSLAIALVKIRLQYGVRNFAEVSILGFVLASLLNLFVSDLHSAIVVRFLSGIAGAPLSTLGFLYMLEAFEPAKKMTIGVSLAMMNTLLAAPITRLVSPSLLDYGEWRGLYTLEMALALLVMPIIYLLPLTPPPRVKVIVLGDIFSYLLVAIGFGCLAVALSVGRLYWWLEVPWLGVVLAIAVASLTIAIVVELRRSTPLIDVRWLLRPEILHLTAILLIFRIIAAEQTSVVMTFYQNAVGLLYDQLSMLYWIILAFSVIGGLICTVFMSYGFSWQIQFVALILMGVGALMDSQVTNLTRPEQMYLSQALVAAGAALFLPPSMSEGFKAAITKGPPYLVTFFVVFTFTQSIGGLIGSAFYGTLITIREKFHSAVLTERVLLTDPHVAERVSQLSSSYGKVIGDSALLKGEGVALLGAQVSREANMLAYGDAFFVAAVIAFLSLAGLSIHVLFRFVRARLADDRLQVVTSNQ
- a CDS encoding HlyD family secretion protein; this encodes MSRLVRSPIEVIAVLAGVGGVMLVLYAWHLPPFKTSVETTDDAYVKGYVTTISPQVSGYITDVPIKDYKLVKEGDVLAQIDNRIYKQKVAQAHATLDGQKAALANSQQQEQAAKAGIVSSQAQIDSANAALKRAQLAADRVTTLVSRGVSTTSDSEQAQATLQQAEASVNQAKAALDVSQQNLTTIIVNRASLEAGVSGAEAAVQLADIDLDNTTIRAPQDGRVGEVGVRLGQYVTPGTQLMNLVPKDVWVIANFKETQLDGMKLDQPATISVDALGHREIKGRIQRFSPAAGSEFAVIKPDNATGNFTKVAQRLGVRVKIEDGQPLADQLAPGMSVVVSIDKDSAALPEPKTGD
- the rplI gene encoding 50S ribosomal protein L9; protein product: MEVILLERISKLGQMGETVKVRDGFARNYLLPLGKALRANAANKARFEAERATLEARNLERKSEAQKVADVLGGKSFIVVRSAGETGQLYGSVAARDVVEILAAEGFNIGRSQVHLNTPIKAIGLHQVAIALHSEVEINVELNVARSAEEAERQSKGETLTSADAIYGVDEDALRPEDFFDPEAERDGDEEA
- a CDS encoding DUF2232 domain-containing protein, with the protein product MKKLNAKELGIGALAGLTAALLVYGATVQPLLFILFGALSALPILIVGLGWGNMAVIVAVAAAGIVGTIIGPSIYFGLFVLLLTLIPAWLSHLANLARPASELGGPDNLMAWYPLSDIMLHLCGLAAVVIIVAGAVMGYGADLVGQVVDAYITAVNQQSPDLQLNPVAIAKMKSLMLYMIPIAWGMIWVMMLLAAYYVATRIVAASSHNLRPREDIPSALRMNRNAIFVFLVAIVAIFFGGVLGLIAAAVLGAFGAGFIVSGFASLHYRTRGKDWRLPVLIICYLMTFLLTLPLLIILVLGLYDTRKAISLTPNKNADTPKQDTKI
- the rpsR gene encoding 30S ribosomal protein S18, whose protein sequence is MSEVSSAPVRRPFHRRRKTCPFSGANAPRIDYKDVRLLQRYISERGKIVPSRITAVSQKKQRELAQAIKRARFLGLLPYVVA
- the rpsF gene encoding 30S ribosomal protein S6, with the protein product MALYEHVFLARQDISAQQVDALVEQYKGVIEAHGGKVGRIENWGLKSLTYRIKKNRKAHYALMDIDAPAAAIQEMERQMRISEDVLRYMTIAVEKHEDGPSAMMQKRDRDDRPRRDGDRPERSFGDRGPRPDRGDREDRPRRPREDRV